The Dasypus novemcinctus isolate mDasNov1 chromosome 2, mDasNov1.1.hap2, whole genome shotgun sequence genome includes a region encoding these proteins:
- the SPINK1 gene encoding serine protease inhibitor Kazal-type 1, protein MKVTSIFLLSALILFSFSGNTKGESLGREAQCNENITGCPKIYNPICGTDGNTYSNECMLCKQNKKTQVPVRILKSGPC, encoded by the exons ATGAAGGTAACAAGCATCTTTCTGCTCAGTGCCTTGATCCTGTTCAGTTTCTCCG GTAACACTAAAGGTGAATCCCTAGGAAGAGAG GCTCAATGTAACGAAAACATTACtggatgccccaagatatataACCCGATCTGTGGGACTGATGGAAATACTTACAGCAATGAATGCATGCTATGTAAACAAAACAA GAAGACCCAGGTTCCTGTTCGCATTCTAAAATCCGGGCCTTGCTGA